A single window of Nicotiana tomentosiformis chromosome 1, ASM39032v3, whole genome shotgun sequence DNA harbors:
- the LOC138909230 gene encoding uncharacterized protein, protein MILASIATPLAQPAQGGGHPGRGHPRGGAQSNGSLARCFAFLARNGVFTSDAVITSIALVCHRDASVLFDLGSTYSYMSSYFASYLDMPCDLIVTPIYVSIPVWDSIMVDRVYQSCVVTICGSETRADFLLLNMVYFDVILDMHWLSLYHAILDCHAKTVMLVMSSLPRLEWRGSLGDAPSRVIFLKAQQMVEKGCLAYLAFVRDISAYTPTVELVPVVKEFPDVFPVDLPCMPPDRDIDFGIDLAPDT, encoded by the coding sequence ATGATTCTTGCGTCAATTGCTACACCACTCGCTCAGCCAGCCCAAGGTGGAGGTCATCCAGGACgtggtcatcctagaggtggagcgCAGTCTAATGGAAGTCTGGCTAGATGCTTTGCATTCCTAGCGAGGAATGGGGTTTTCACTTCTGATGCAGTTATTACAAGTATTGCTTTGGTGTGCCACAGAGATGCTTCGGTATTGTTTGATCTtggctctacttattcatatatgtcatcatactttgcttcttatctggatatgccatgtGATTTGATTGTtacccctatttatgtatctataccGGTTTGGGATTCCATTATGGTGGATCGAGTTTATCAATCTTGTGTGGTCACTATATGTGGTTCTGAGACGAGGGCAGACTTTCTATTGTTAAATATGGTGtactttgatgtgatcttggatATGCATTGGCTATCTCTataccatgctattcttgattgtcacgctaagaccgtgatgttggttATGTCGAGCTTGCCAAGGTTGGAATGGAGGGGTTCCCTTGGTGACGCTCCTAGTAGAGTGATATTTTtgaaggctcaacagatggttgagaaggggtgtttggcatatCTAGCTTTTGTCAGAGATATTAGTGCTTATACTCCTACTGTTGAATTAGTTCCAGTGGTGAAGgagtttccggatgtgtttcctgtagacctaccgtgcatgccacccgatagggatattgattttggtattgatttggcacCAGACACTTAG